The genomic DNA TAATGAGttttttattagattagtttaatttttattgaaaattttggTTAATTTGAAAGAAATTTGATTTAATCAGTTTTGAATTATTTGATTCGGTCTGTTCGATTTTAAACCGATTGATCACTCTATACGTGCTGTAATATCCTCATCTTAGGTCTATCCATTATTGGATTGAAACAACTTCCATTATTTTTAAGGCTTACAATTAAGGACTTTATTTTAATGCTGGCTGGGTTCGTTTATTTTCCAAATACTATCGAACCAACCAGATTGTGCCGGGCCGGGGAGAGGCCAACCTTTCAAACCGTTCCATGTCGGTTTATTGCGATATTTGACCGATTCAATTGTAATTTAGAATGCACGCTTTCTCAACCAACCCATCTCCCCCTCCATGGCTCCATCATGCCCGTTTTACTTATTTACCATCATGCCCCTCATTCTACTCCTTGTATTACAATCTTTCCCACATCGGCCCAAGCATTAACTCATCGCTCCTTTCTCTCCTACTCCGTCTCCCATGGCCGCCACCAGTACCTGCGACGACGGAGAATGGTCGAGGGAAGCCCTTCTCAATCCCGATCTCGCTGTGGCCGTCATCCTCAGCTTTCGTCAGCAGAACCGGCATGACCGGGAGGTAGCAGGCGATGCGGGACCGTCCGCCTACGCGCCGACACGGCCTCTAGAGTGGGGAAGGCGGATCAAGCGGTCACGGATGATGAATATCACACGGATCATCCCAACtacagaggaggaggaggaggaggaggaggagttgaagaagaggaaggggaagaggcGGGCGAGTCCGCAGTCGCCGCTGGAGGGGTACAGCAGTGCATCCGCGAGCGTTGAAGAGGACAGCCCGAGGGCCGGAAGATCCACCGGCGTCTGCGTCGCACATATGGAAGAATGCCGCAGCGAGGTGACGACGCCCCCTTCTCCTCTCGCTTCTTCCGTCCCTCTCCCCCTCACCTTTGTTGCTTTTTCTCGTGACGAAAATACCCTAGCGCTCGTATTATCTCTGATGCCGTTGCATTTCCACCCCACTGGCATCGCGGTTCATCTTTTTGACGAAAATACCCTAACCCTCACTTTCtattaatttgatgattttacGATTTTTCGTGATAACTTTTTGTTAGTTTGGAAGCCCTTTTCGGAGCAATGAATTCTCCCCCATCCAAGATAAACTCCTTTGCTTACCTCGATTATGATGGGTGGGTAACAAAACTGATTACGTCGTGTACATCGAGTATTCTTCCGCCGTATCTTTGCGCTTTCGGTGGCATTTCCCATCTGCCAAGCGCCAGCCGACGAAGGCTTCCACTGGCTCGCTTTTTTACGTTGTCAGCCTTCTGATGCAGGTGGCGGTGGTGGCCATGAACCTGCGTGCACCGGAGGCTTCGATGAACCCAGCCTCGTGCCGCGTCCGAAGGCCGTCCTCGAAAAAAAGGGTAAGCATTAAGCACCGAGTCCTAAATTAAGTCGTTTGTTCTCGTTGGCATTATTCCGTCTTCTTGTTAATTTGCCGTCTGGTTGGGTGGGCAGACGAAAGTGGAACTGCAGATCGTGCAGGCCGCTCTGATTGAAGAGAAGGCGAAAATACTTCAGGTCGCTTCGTTTTTTCCCTGTTATTTTGGCTGAGGATTTAAATTCACGGGCTTTTGTTATGTAAAATGTTGCAGGAGATAGACAAGTGGCGGAGCACATTGGAGAAGCTGAGGGTGGAAAATGGCAATCTACATAAGGTTACCACCAAAAGCTCATGCCTTTtcttattttgttatgttttgcaGCCCTTTGCCTGACTGTACGTTGATCAGATTAGGACTTTCCCTGTTGATCACTGTTTTAGATGCAAGAATTTGGTGATGAGGTAAATAGGGAAGAAATCTTCAAAATTCACGCTCTTCTCTCTTCCAGGGGCTGGTGGAGTAAACACAGCCTCATGGATTGCTGCTACCTCAAATTAAGTTGACGTGATTTTGGAATAAAATCTCTTCTGAATCTAAAGCAAGCTTGGTGAGCTTTGCTGCCTATTCTgaatcaccttcttccttcttgcaggTACTCTTGAAATCAGCTAAAAAACGCCCTAAGGATGTTCAGCTACCTGCGGATCTAGATCATCCACCCATCGACACTCCGTCTTATCTTCCGGGGCGGAAACATTCCATTCAACTTCCAGACCTCAATGAACCCTTACAGTGGTAGATAGAAGTAACACTACTAACACCATTTAGAATTTCCTGCTAATAACAATTTGAAAGAATTATATCCAGATCGGCACATTGTATAGCATAAGACTCTAAAACTTGAATGTTAGTTACTGGTTATGAAATTATAATCTAATCATAATAGTGATTCGCTATTGATAAAATCAGATTGACTTTGTTGTAATAAGAATAGAAAATTTTTGTTAATGGTTTTTTATTTTGGATTCTGATTCCAATGTTTAGTTACTGATTCAAAGGACTACTACTGGTAAGGTTTAGTCACTTTTCATATTCTAAACAGTAGTATGTGGTCAGAAGGTTATTCGAGCATGATAATGTATGAACGATTTGTGTGTAAAATACTTTTGTGGGTGGTGTTTAACATTTTTAACTTGACCAATGAATACTTATTAgcctccttaattttttttttaatctagagATCTAACTCATCAAATCTATTAATCCTGATGTGACTGTAGAAACTATCCTTAGAGGAGCTCTCCTTGTGATATGATGCTCGGAGCTCCCTCCCACCCTCCGTGTTATGTAGGGCGcttcttcaaatttttttaattattaaaaatcattttatttttaatatttgtaataattattaaaaatcattttattttttaatatttgtaaaaaaatagCGGTTGCACAATGGTTAATTTGTTAgctatttttataataaaatttaaattttttattttaaaaaatctataaatatatttttaatttcttattttttatatatcttatcattcttttgcttctttcttctttcttactTACATTCTCTATTTCTATTTGAGAGATCTTTCTTACTTTCATTCTCTATTTCTATTTGAGAGAttgatgaaaattttaatatttttttttataaatatgttGAATTTTCCAAATGTAGAAAGaaatatatcttttaaaaatattcatattatttcaaatgtctaatatctttatttttctttcacacacaatatcttttaaaattttaaaatatttcatataCTCCccaatatctttcaaaatttgtaaatttccaaagttttaaataatttcgaTGAATCCAAATAACGCCGCTCTAGTTCCATTTGGTATGTATCTATCCCAAGATTGGCCAGCTATAAGCAGTCAATTTCGAATACCttctttgccttaagtattttcTTGTCCTCAACTATTAGACATGCTTTTGATTAAATTAAGAAGGGCTACTACTGATCCATCTATTAGTGATAAAGAATTTCTAATGTCATTATCTGGTCTAGCAACTCAATGGCCACCACACTCATTACAAGAAAAGCGTGAGTTGAACAGAGAAAGATGATTCGAAATGCAAATTTTGGTCTCTTGATAAAGACGTGGTCCTTGCAAAGTCATGGGCAATTATTAACACCAACGCAGTCATTGGTGTTGAAGATCTCTGGCCGACTagaagaggaggggggggggggtgttgaaTGGCTTGGTCACCCCAAATTGTTTgccttcctataatgttagtgcatagCGGAATATTAACAATAAAAACTAAGAGAGAAAGCAAACACTAACAAGATATGTGacatggttcagagattgcttccTTCTACTCCATGACTtgcccttgaggtggacgatcactcaatccgtcgatggattagtcTCTGGAAATCTCCAGCTAATGCTTTCTACTTCTTGGTGGAACAAACCTCTCATAAAGCTCTCTTACTCTTTACATGATGAAAACTTAAATTAGCAGGAAGAGAATTAGATTGGAAGCTTGAGGGAATGACTTAAGAGAATTCTAGTAAAAATCAGTAACCTCCTCTATCCCTCAAATCTTCCTTAAATAAAGTGGGAAGAGTTTATCACAAGACAACTCATTTCCCgtgtaccaatcgattgatacttCCATCAGTTGACTGATGTTACTATTGGATGTAGCCAACGACTACTTCATAGAATCATGGATTTTGCCAACGATCATCAACAGCcacttaccagttgactggtaatagtaccagtcaactggtcactGCTAGctaagcgaacagaatgcttctgtttgttcccagtcgactgccacttccatcagtcgactatcctagttacacactcacactcatcctcttcgAAGTCAccctttgaagccctcttcctcagcctttgtccctcagataTACTCGAGCTCGCGGCTCCTCTTCATGTATTCTTCGTGTTGctttgaagtccgcttccctcgacTCCACTCCATTGTTCCTCGTCCGACGTTCCCTCGGATGCCTTCTACATCATCTTTCACAGTCTCAAGGACCCGACCTTACGATGAGCTTCCCAAGTTTGGTCGTACCAAGCTCTTcatatgtgtttcaccaagtcttgTATGACTCTAACACAtatatcaaaccaatatgaaagcctaacttaaactatttgatacacacatcaaaactatgatcatacacgatcaaacctaggtcgattgcctttacaatctccccctttttttatgtgtgacaatatgtttaagttagacatacttaatacttgaaaattgaaagtaatatatatatatatatatatatatatatatatatatatatatatatatatatatatatatatatatatatatatatatatataaaagcataAATCTAAGCCCCCCTTAATATATGCTCTATcaatttaattttcaagttttacatAAATTGGGAGAAATATAAGTTTTTAACTTAAGCCTTCCCAATTCTCTTCCTTTGATACCATAAAAAAAATCACCACGAATAATCATACATACTATAATATCAATTTTGACTTAAAtttgaccgaaaatcaatttctaaaaatataaGCTGAAAGCTGGAAACCAGACACCAGTTGACGGTGTATGTTGTAGTCGACTGGCACGAGCTGAATCACACTTTCTaattttttaagtcatatttaaaaatgcatgagaaatttcataaaatttgaaaaatcataaattttgaaaacatatttcttttaagtttctttaactaggaaaaatatattttcatgaaaattcattatatttttgaagttttgacaaaaactcAAAAACCTTGAAAACACTCAAATTTATATCACTTTGAATCctagaattcatatgtttcaaaataactataccATTGTAGATAAAatatagaattgttttcaaaatatttaaaatgttcaactatgatctatgggcaagatgtccattaattaaatatttactttctccatagttggtctatgattattattttgatatatTTCATGATTCAACAATATGTCacaagcataagtgaattataagTATCATCCTATCATTTCACATCTATGTTTAGAATATAAGATAAGTCATTGTGAGATGACATGAAGGTAACCTTTACTTAGCCCTTCTTATCAAAACATTTAAAATGTTTAACTATGaactatgggcaagatgtccattaattaaatatttactttccccatagttggtctagattactattttgatacatTTCATGATTCAACAatatgccataagcataagtgaattatgagTATCATCCTATCACCTCACATCTATATTTAGAATGTAatacaagtcattgtgagatgaaatgaaggtaacctctacttagccctttttatcacAAATTTCTATCAAGGTTAAGTGTTCCCCCTTAAGGTCTTAagttaaccatttttcaaaaataattttaaatatgacTTTAATGGTTGACTAAACCAAAAATcttctaacccttgaggattgattttggcacccaatggACATttttttctaattgggttaaccaaatattccttaggGATCCCTTTTCTATATCTATGGTTCTTGTCTTGGATTGCCCCTAGCAAGTAAACAATGGTAAGTTTTCTCATTGTTGGGTTCATCATAGCCTAATCTCTTTTTCTTAAAATTtgtcctttggctcccaatgatcatgctTAGGGTATTTGaaccaatttcaaattttttaagggCTTTAGTaagatattctaccttttcccttaatctcttattttcttcttctaaacatgaaacaCTTAAACTAGAAGAAGCGTGTATATTAGAGAAATTATTTACCTAAgaagacatggattctaattttttctctaaaatactaatctcatttttcaaggattatttttatttttagccttaaacaaatcttcatttgtacttgaaataattttgactaaagtATGAGTGGgtagattgtatacctcacttaacGAGAACTCTGAATCCGATATTtgccctcccccttcacttgagctcttttcttcttcattttcggatgaagTGGAAGCTATGTCATCAACTCCCATTAAGGCAAAATGAGAGACATGGTgttcttcttctgatgatgatggatcatcccatgttgcctttaggtttttgactttcttccccttttctttagtcttcttcttttcttccttcttcttcccttccttcttcaagagaggacattgATCCCTCATCTGTCCTTCTTCTTGGCAATTGTAGTAAATGACCCTCATAGTTCTACTCCTGCTTCTTGAACATTTCCTAGtatgagatttgttagttgaaaagtttttaaatacttttctcattttccttaccatatatgcctcttgatcactatccattgagacACTTGATTCTTCAGAGTCAGAGGATGGTGgtgatgaagacttcttcttcttaccctttttcttgtttgccacaaggactactcctcttgatctatgggtTTCTCCATCTAACCCTTTAACTCTAGTTTTGTGGAGCTCCATTATTAAGACGAATTCATCTAGAGAGAATTTCTCTAGGTCTTTAGAGTaatagaatgaatctacaattgagCTCTAAGTTGTGGTTGTTGGGAAagtattgatggctttcatcataatgtctcggttggagagtttctcacatacacttgttagtccactcaaaatttctttaatttagcatgaagtgaagatatattttctcctttttaacgtttgatattgttgagttgagtttggAGAATATCTctttttgccaattttgcttccaaTGTGCCTTTATGAAGCTCTATTAGCTTTTTTCACAAATCTTTGGCACTAGTGTAGTTTTCAATcattgttacttcttgttggggaagaataTTTAGTAGATGATGCAAGACTTTTGAGTTTGCTAAATGTTATTCCTTTtgctttttttttctatcttgttttgTTGATTATCATGTTATTTTTATCCCTAGGTATCTCAAAACTATTTTGTATTATTAGCATTATATCGAAATCGGTATAAAAAAATACCTATATTCTTTTCTTCCACTGCGAGAAGTCTCCCTTGAACTTTGGTAGTTGGATGTGTGAGCCGACTATTTCGTTGAAAGTGCTCTTCTCAGTGATTAGACCGTTAAAAGgcgtcctcactctgataccacttactGAAGGCTAGTGGCCGACAGAAGGAAAGTTGAATAGCTTAGTCACCCCAAATCATTTaccttcctataatgttagtgcgtagcggaataataacaataaaaacaaAGTAAGAGAGAAAGCAAACACTAACAAGATTATGTAACTGATTCGGAGATTGCTTGGTCCTACTCCATAGTTTATTCGTGAGGTAGACAATCCCTTaattcgtcggtggattagtccccggtaaTCTCTAACTAATGCTTTcttcttctcggtggagcaaacatctcacaaagctctcttcctctttataAGATGAaaacttagattaggaggaagagaattggcTTAGAAGTTTGAGCAAATGACTTAGGAGAATTCTAGCAagaatcagtaacctccttcatccCTCAAAGCTTCCTTAAATAGagtggaaagagttgatcacaagACAACTCATTTCCTGTGCACCAGTTGACTAGCACTTCTATCAGTTaactggtgttaccgttggatgtagccaacggctacttcgcaGAATCAAGGATTCTGCCAACGATCATCAACGGCcacttatcagtcgactggtcactgcTGGCTaagtaaatagaatatttctatttGTTCCTAGTCGACTGCTCAGTCGACTGGTCTTGGTTACATACTTACACTCATCCTCTTTTGAGTCATCCTTTGAAGCCCTCTTCATCGGccttcgtcccttagatgcactcGAGCCCGCGACTCCTCTTCATGCATCCTTCGTGTTGCCTTGAAGtttgcttccctcggctccactctattgctcctcgtccggcgatcCCTCCAATGCCTTCCACATCATCCTTTATCGTCTTAAGGAcctgagccctaggatgagcttcccaagcttggctgcatcaagctcctcatgtgtattTCACCAAgttctgcatgactcaaacacacatatcaaaccaatatgaaagtctaacttaaactctttgacacacacatcaaaaccatgatcgtgcCCGATTAAACTTAGGTCGATTGCTCCCACAATTGGTAATGACCAGAAGGATCATGTTTTTTTGGAAACGTATGGCTGATTACTATAACAAGCATCGATCCACTGGAACTTTGACTAGAAGCTATCAACAATTAAAATCACATTACTATAAGTTTGCACCGAtggtaaatgaattttttttgtaacttctaataatttttatactcattgTTAAAGTGGTTAGAGTGATGAGAATGTGTTAGAGAGCGCATTGAACATGCTGAAAGCCAACAACAGTAACAAGGACTTCAAGTATATGCATGTGTGGAAGGTTCTCAGAAATTATGAGAAATATGCTTAACAATTAGTTGCTTATTACTCTAGCAAGAAGGCAATGACATCCGAATCAATGGGGAACACGTCAACATCAAATCTAAATACGAGTGTTGATGTGGATGACTCTAAAGTCCACATTCGTCCGATAGGGCAAATACAATGAAGAGGAAGGGCAAATCCAAAGTTAAAGAGAGTGACATAATGGAACAAAGTATCGATAAAGACTGATAAaatattaaagaatatcaagtaTAAAAAAATGACTTTACGAGAAGCTAAgatctttcataaggattatgaaattcttatgaagGATACTAATGAGATGACACCCCgataatttcatatatatatatatatatatatatatatatattgaaaaaaTTAAAGAGAGATGTGGTAGGATGTAGatgtgtttaaatttttttaatatattattataatttatatctTTTTATAATACTTTTTATATATCTTAATACttatgtaattttttaaaaattattaatgttatttcatgttaataatttatgaatttaaattttataaaaaattaattatatataaggtAAAATATGGAAAgataagaaatatatataataaataagtaTGAGACCATGAAAAAGTTGTTGagaggttttttttttatagtaGAGAGATACATGGGCGGAATTAGAAACAAaaatagggggggggggggggttgaattgcATAGATATTTTTTATGGCTAAATAagaatatttaataaataaaaattttacatcAACAATGGTTTTTGTTTTGAGTGGTAAATTATACTACATATACTTCCTTAAGAAGTATTAACACGTGAAAAATAGCTAATAAAGTATCACAACTTATAGAAGATGGATATACTTGAAATTGAAACATTAACATTAGCATAAAACTTATTGAAAATTTTATGTAGGTTAATCACTACCAAGATAATAATTCCAATAGATAATACAAGATGTTAATCATCATTCCTATTAGCAAAAcagagccaaaaaaaaaaaaaaaaacagaaggtAATCATCATGCATCACATGTTTAAATTCCTGTCAAGTTTCTCCCCACTAAACTTTTAGACCTTGATATCTCAAGGGTTACAGAAGTCTACCTTTCTTCCATAGGTGAGCTTCATTTCTGAGTTAGCACAGAAGTTTGTGACGACTGACGAGTCGGTACAAGAGAAGACAATTGGATTCTACGAGACTGCATTTGTTGAAAATGTTGTAATATTTGCTTATTTCcaattatagaaaaaaaatatccTTTTCAATATATACAACTAGACTATCATTCATTTGTTCATTTATTCATGCTCTTTCAGCTGTGTATCTGCATTTACCTTCCTCCATATCtatgggaccggctctaggggggccgctgatatGGCGGTTCCACATTTATTCATCTCCCATTCTATTACAT from Zingiber officinale cultivar Zhangliang chromosome 4A, Zo_v1.1, whole genome shotgun sequence includes the following:
- the LOC121969617 gene encoding uncharacterized protein LOC121969617 isoform X1 gives rise to the protein MAATSTCDDGEWSREALLNPDLAVAVILSFRQQNRHDREVAGDAGPSAYAPTRPLEWGRRIKRSRMMNITRIIPTTEEEEEEEEELKKRKGKRRASPQSPLEGYSSASASVEEDSPRAGRSTGVCVAHMEECRSEVAVVAMNLRAPEASMNPASCRVRRPSSKKRTKVELQIVQAALIEEKAKILQEIDKWRSTLEKLRVENGNLHKMQEFGDEVLLKSAKKRPKDVQLPADLDHPPIDTPSYLPGRKHSIQLPDLNEPLQW
- the LOC121969617 gene encoding uncharacterized protein LOC121969617 isoform X2; its protein translation is MAATSTCDDGEWSREALLNPDLAVAVILSFRQQNRHDREVAGDAGPSAYAPTRPLEWGRRIKRSRMMNITRIIPTTEEEEEEEEELKKRKGKRRASPQSPLEGYSSASASVEEDSPRAGRSTGVCVAHMEECRSEVAVVAMNLRAPEASMNPASCRVRRPSSKKRTKVELQIVQAALIEEKAKILQEIDKWRSTLEKLRVENGNLHKVLLKSAKKRPKDVQLPADLDHPPIDTPSYLPGRKHSIQLPDLNEPLQW
- the LOC121969617 gene encoding uncharacterized protein LOC121969617 isoform X3, whose product is MAATSTCDDGEWSREALLNPDLAVAVILSFRQQNRHDREVAGDAGPSAYAPTRPLEWGRRIKRSRMMNITRIIPTTEEEEEEEEELKKRKGKRRASPQSPLEGYSSASASVEEDSPRAGRSTGVCVAHMEECRSEVAVVAMNLRAPEASMNPASCRVRRPSSKKRTKVELQIVQAALIEEKAKILQEIDKWRSTLEKLRVENGNLHKIRTFPVDHCFRCKNLVMRYS